GCCCATCACCAGCGAGCCCCTCCCGTTGGGGTTCAACTCCAGTCGTTCCAGCTCGAACCGCGGCAGGCTCGTGGTGGATTGGGCGAGCGCGGTCGAGGCGAGCAACAGGGTGGCGAGGGCGGACAGACGCACGTACTCCGCTGAACGCAGCGGCGGGCGCGGCTTCGTGTAGCTCATGGGGTCTCCGGCAGGGAAGCTGGGTCACCCGTGCATTCGGGGCGCCGCGATTCCGGCATCCCAGCGCTGGTCTCTCTCGTCTTCCCTGTCATTCGATCAATCCGCACACTCCTACCCCCACTGTCTCGCCGGAGCAATGAAACGTTGCTGGAAGACGATGGGTGAACGTCCCGAGCATCCACCCGCGGACCGTCAGTCGCGGAGGGGCGATCCGTTCATATCGGATTTGTGAAGGACCCTGAGCGAAGCCTCGGGCTCGCCTGGAGCCCTGACTTCTCTCTTTCCCGTTTATCGAGGAATCTTCAGCGGCCGAGGTACGCCACACGCGGTGGAGCGGGTCCACCGCGTGCGAGCGTCTTCACTCAAGGCGCCGCGCTGTGCGCGTCCTGCTGCATGTCGGCCTCGGGGGCGCTCTCGGCGGGCTCCTCGGACTTGGGGGCGCTCGGGGCGCGCTTCGCGCTCAACGCGGCCTGGCGTGCCAGCTCGCGGGCCCGCTGGGCGACCTTGGGCGTGGGAGCGAGGATCATGAACATCAGACGCCCTTCCATGCGGGGCGCCTGTTCGATCACCGCCACTTCCTTCAGGTCCTTCGCCACGTCATCCAGGATGGCGGTGCCCTGCTCCCGGTGCGTGATCTCCCTGCCGCGGAACTGGATGACGACCTTCGCCTTGTTCCCTTCCTCCAGGAACCGGCGCATGTTGCGGACCTTGAACTCGTAGTCGTGCTCCTCCGTCTTCGGCCGGAGCTTCACTTCCTTGAGCTCGACCTTGAGCTGCGCACGCTTCGATTCCGAGGCCTTCTTCTTTTCCTCGTACTTGAACTTGCCGTAGTCCATCAGCTTGCAGACCGGCGGACTGGCCATGGGGCTGATCTCGACGAGGTCGAGTCCCTCGCTTCGGGCCCGCTCCAGGGCGGCCTCGAGGGGCATGACTCCGAGCTGCGAGCCATCGGCTCCCACGACGCGGACCTCGCGAGCGCGGATACGGCGGTTGGTTCTCTGGTCGCGGCTACCGCCGCGGCTGCTTCTCTGGTCGCGTATGATGTGACTTTCCTCCGAAATGGGTTTCAGGTCTGTCCCCTCAAATGTGGGACAGGCCCCGCCGGGATGACAGGGGACCCGGTACGGCTGTGAGGCAGTCCGCTCTTCTCTCGTCCCACGCCTGGCAAGGAGGCCTCCAGCCGTAGGAGTGTCTCCCAGCGCCTGCTCGCCCGGTAGGAAGGGGAGCCGATGATGTGCTCTCCCCGACCCTGAACAGGCAGGGAGGAGATGATAGCACCCGGCCCGTGCTCACGCCGAGGAACCTCGTGGCCAGAGTGCTGAATGATACAGCTGGTCCTGCCTGCCCGCCTGCCCTCAGAGGAGATCCACGGACAGGAGCAACCGGCGTTCGGAGCCGGGCGGTGAGCGGTGGATCGTGCCATACCCCTCGTTGTCGGGCCAGGTCTCGCCCTTGAGCAGCCCCACGGCGAAAGGGGCGAGGTGCCGCGTTACCGCGCCCGGCCATGCGATGTCGTCCGTTCCCCCGCTGCCCTCCACGGGAGCGCCCAGCCGCGCCCGCCGTGCGTCGCGCTCCTCGAGGTACTCGGTTCCCGGGCCCGCGTAGGTGCACAACAGCCGCACGCCCACCCGGTCCACATGGAAGCGGGGACACATGGGCGCATCGAACGTGCCCAGCCGCAGCCCCACGCGTTCCGCCCCGAAGAGGTCCGCGTACAGCTCCACCAGTCCGGCCAGCTCCTGCTGGAAGCGTGAGCGGCCCGGCGACTCGGGCAGTGGCGTCAGCAGACCTCCCAGCGCCGGGTCTCCCACGTGCGCCTGTCTCACCTCGAGGAAGTCGTGGGTGGCGCAGACCTCTCGCAGCCAGTGCGCGAGCGCCTCGTCCACGGGGCGCTCCCAGACGCAGAGATTGACGTGCTTCTCGAAGATGGCGACCAGGTCGGCCGCTTCACTCACG
This is a stretch of genomic DNA from Archangium violaceum. It encodes these proteins:
- the infC gene encoding translation initiation factor IF-3, translated to MKPISEESHIIRDQRSSRGGSRDQRTNRRIRAREVRVVGADGSQLGVMPLEAALERARSEGLDLVEISPMASPPVCKLMDYGKFKYEEKKKASESKRAQLKVELKEVKLRPKTEEHDYEFKVRNMRRFLEEGNKAKVVIQFRGREITHREQGTAILDDVAKDLKEVAVIEQAPRMEGRLMFMILAPTPKVAQRARELARQAALSAKRAPSAPKSEEPAESAPEADMQQDAHSAAP
- a CDS encoding DUF1826 domain-containing protein, with amino-acid sequence MPLSAPRPTLESCVTVSEAADLVAIFEKHVNLCVWERPVDEALAHWLREVCATHDFLEVRQAHVGDPALGGLLTPLPESPGRSRFQQELAGLVELYADLFGAERVGLRLGTFDAPMCPRFHVDRVGVRLLCTYAGPGTEYLEERDARRARLGAPVEGSGGTDDIAWPGAVTRHLAPFAVGLLKGETWPDNEGYGTIHRSPPGSERRLLLSVDLL